TCGTGTTCGGCGTGGTCCTGCACGCGACGCCGGTCGGCCGCGCGGTCTTCGCCGTCGGAGCGAGCGAGCAGGCAGCGCGATTCGCCGGCGTCCGTCCCGGCCGGCTCAAGTTCTGGCTGTACGTCGTGAGCGGTCTGGTCGCGGGCCTGGCCGGAGTGCTCTGGACCCTGCGGTACTCCAGCGCCCGCGCCGACAACGGCGCCGGTCTGGAGCTCGCGGTGGTCGCCGCGGTGCTGCTCGGTGGGGTGTCGATCTTCGGCGGCAAGGGTGCGTTGCCGGGAGTGATCGCCGGCGTCGTCCTGCTCGCCTCCCTGCAGAACGCGCTCCGCCTGTCCGACGTCTCCAACGAGGCGCTCAACGTCGTGACGGGTGTCCTGCTGATCGCCTCGGTTCTCGCTCCGAACCTCGCCAACGCCGTCCGTACCGCGGTGCAACGCCGCCGGCACCGCACCGAACCAACCTCTGGGTCACCGTCCAGAAAGGACCTCTCATGACCTTCCGCCTGTCCCGCCGTACGGCGGTCCCGCTCTCGGCGGTGGCCGTCCTGTCCCTCGCGCTGACCGCCTGCGGCGGTGGCACGACCAAGGAGAGCACCGCGAGTGACGCGACCGCGGCGCCGAGCGCCTCGACGTCGGCCGCGGCCGACCCGAACGCGCCGCTGAAGGAGGGTCTGAAGATCGCCTATCTGCCCAAGCAGCTGAACAACCCCTACACCGACGTCGAGGTCGGCGGCGGCAAGGTCGCGGTCGGCGAGATCAAGGGCGAGTACAAGCTGGTCGGGCCGAACGACGCGAGTGCCTCGTCGCAGGTCAGCTACATCAACACCCTGATCCAGCAGCAGCAGGACGTGATCGCGATCGCCGCCAACGACCCGAACGCGGTCTGCCCCTCGCTGAACCAGGCCCGCAAGGCCGGGATCAAGGTCGTCACCTTCGACTCCGACGCGGCCAAGACCTGCCGGGACGCGTTCATCAACCAGGCGACCACGCAGGGCATCGGCGAGAGCCTGGTGAAGATGGCCAGCGAGCTGGCCGGCGGTTCCGGTGAGATCGCCGTCCTGTCCGCGACGCCGAACGCGACCAACCAGAACTCCTGGATCGAGGTGATGAAGACCGAGCTGGCCAAGCCCGCGAACCAGAAGCTCAAGCTGGTCAAGATCGCCTACGGCAACGACGACGACCAGAAGTCC
The Kribbella italica DNA segment above includes these coding regions:
- the rhaS gene encoding rhamnose ABC transporter substrate-binding protein, with product MTFRLSRRTAVPLSAVAVLSLALTACGGGTTKESTASDATAAPSASTSAAADPNAPLKEGLKIAYLPKQLNNPYTDVEVGGGKVAVGEIKGEYKLVGPNDASASSQVSYINTLIQQQQDVIAIAANDPNAVCPSLNQARKAGIKVVTFDSDAAKTCRDAFINQATTQGIGESLVKMASELAGGSGEIAVLSATPNATNQNSWIEVMKTELAKPANQKLKLVKIAYGNDDDQKSFTEAQGLLQTYPNLKVIVSPTTVGIAAASRYVSSSNYKGKVAITGLGLPNQMRQFVKDGTVKKFALWSPADIGYLAAYAGAALKSGQITGAQGEKFKAGKLGEYTVGASGEIVLGPPTEFTAANIDQFDF